From the Kogia breviceps isolate mKogBre1 chromosome 3, mKogBre1 haplotype 1, whole genome shotgun sequence genome, one window contains:
- the CRIP2 gene encoding cysteine-rich protein 2 translates to MASKCPKCDKTVYFAEKVSSLGKDWHRFCLRCEHCSKTLTPGGHAEHDGKPFCHKPCYATLFGPKGVNIGGAGSYIYEKPSAEKPQVTGPIEVPVARAEERKTSGPPKGPSKASSVTTFTGEPNMCPRCNKRVYFAEKVTSLGKDWHRPCLRCERCGKTLTPGGHAEHDGQPYCHKPCYGILFGPKGVNTGAVGSYIYDKDPEGKVQP, encoded by the exons ATGGCCTCCAAGTGCCCCAAGTGCGACAAGACCGTGTACTTCG ctgAGAAGGTGAGCTCCCTGGGCAAAGACTGGCACAGATTCTGCCTCAGGTGCGAGCACTGCAGCAAGACGCTGACGCCAGGGGGCCACGCCGAG CATGACGGGAAGCCCTTCTGCCATAAGCCCTGCTATGCCACGCTGTTCGGACCCAAAG GGGTGAACATCGGAGGTGCCGGCTCCTACATCTACGAGAAGCCCTCTGCCGAGAAACCTCAGGTCACTGGCCCCATCGAGGTCCCCGTGGCCCGAGCTGAGGAGCGGAAGACCAGCGGCCCCCCGAAGGGGCCCAGCAAAG cctccagcgTCACCACGTTCACCGGGGAACCCAACATGTGTCCTCGCTGCAACAAGAGGGTCTACTTCG CCGAGAAGGTGACGTCTCTGGGCAAGGACTGGCACCGGCCGTGCCTGCGCTGCGAACGGTGTGGGAAGACACTGACCCCAGGCGGGCACGCGGAG CACGACGGCCAGCCCTACTGCCACAAGCCCTGCTACGGAATACTTTTCGGACCCAAGG GGGTGAACACCGGAGCTGTTGGCAGCTACATCTATGACAAGGACCCGGAGGGCAAAGTTCAGCCCTAG